One genomic segment of Cellulophaga sp. HaHaR_3_176 includes these proteins:
- a CDS encoding PLP-dependent aspartate aminotransferase family protein: protein MENKKQGLNTICTHYGELKDTEFKGAVSPLYMSTSYAFDDVEVKRYPRYFNTPNQVALSKKIAALEHTEAALIFGSGMAAISNSLMAFLKAGDHIVLQKTLYGGTYNLVSEEFEKFGIEFSFTDGLNSEDFEAKIKENTKVIYVETPSNPLLTITDLKAITALAKKYNLVTMIDNTFASPVNQNPIDFGIDIVIHSATKYMGGHSDILAGAVASTEKNIERIFQLGKNFGGNLSDYTVWLLERSIKTMGIRVKAQNENAQKMAEYLYENTDVEAVYYPGLPSHPDHELAKLQMKGFGGMLSFELNSKMDSYKFQQDLQLVKSSMSLAGVESTILSPTKTSHGLLSPEERENQGIKDGLIRFSLGIEEIEDLIADIAQAIAKQK, encoded by the coding sequence ATGGAGAATAAAAAACAAGGACTCAATACAATTTGTACTCATTACGGAGAATTGAAAGACACCGAATTTAAAGGTGCTGTATCACCACTTTATATGAGTACATCTTACGCGTTTGATGATGTAGAGGTAAAGAGATATCCTCGTTATTTTAACACTCCAAATCAGGTAGCTCTTTCAAAAAAAATAGCAGCGTTAGAACACACTGAAGCAGCACTGATTTTTGGTAGTGGCATGGCTGCAATAAGTAATTCATTAATGGCCTTTTTAAAAGCTGGAGACCATATTGTTTTACAAAAAACATTATATGGTGGTACTTATAATTTAGTATCTGAAGAATTTGAAAAATTTGGTATAGAATTTTCCTTTACAGATGGACTGAATTCAGAAGATTTTGAAGCTAAAATTAAAGAAAACACTAAAGTTATTTATGTAGAAACACCTTCAAACCCGTTATTAACGATAACAGACTTGAAAGCTATTACAGCACTAGCAAAAAAGTACAATCTAGTTACTATGATAGATAATACGTTTGCTAGTCCAGTAAATCAAAACCCGATAGATTTTGGAATAGATATAGTTATACATAGTGCAACAAAATATATGGGAGGTCATTCCGATATATTAGCAGGAGCAGTCGCTTCCACTGAAAAAAATATAGAACGAATCTTTCAATTAGGAAAAAATTTTGGTGGTAATTTAAGTGATTATACTGTTTGGTTATTAGAGCGTAGTATTAAAACTATGGGAATTCGTGTAAAAGCACAGAACGAAAATGCACAGAAAATGGCAGAATATTTGTATGAAAATACAGATGTAGAAGCTGTTTACTACCCCGGTTTGCCTAGTCACCCAGATCATGAATTAGCAAAATTACAAATGAAAGGTTTTGGAGGAATGCTTTCTTTTGAGTTGAATTCAAAAATGGATTCATATAAATTTCAACAAGATTTACAATTGGTAAAATCATCTATGAGTCTTGCTGGAGTAGAAAGCACAATTCTATCACCAACTAAAACTTCTCACGGACTTTTAAGTCCTGAAGAAAGAGAAAATCAAGGAATAAAAGATGGTCTTATTCGTTTTTCTTTAGGGATTGAAGAAATAGAAGATTTAATAGCGGATATAGCACAAGCGATTGCAAAACAAAAGTAA
- the ccsA gene encoding cytochrome c biogenesis protein CcsA, whose product MIALLKKFFFSTRLMSVLFIVFAVSMGIGTFIESLYSTDTARIYIYNTTWFEAIMVFFVINFIGNMFRYKLLRLEKWAVLFLHLSWILIIIGAFVTRYISFEGMMPIREGATENVFYSDITYLNVNVDGDRGGERARKPLEEAIIVTSEGMKSSLPWKMDFNGQPFKISFVEFIEGAEKGLIPDENGNEYLKIVEAGDGERHDHYIEKGKVSSIHNVLFALNKPTEGAINIIVTDSTYQIKSPFEGDFMRMADQFKGVVIKDSLQTLLLRSLYNTAGMQFVIPDPIIKGSYGVVKVDEDKVDEKTRDALVLEIESNGEKVQQKILGGKGSAEYTDKITLAGLDFTLRYGSKVHELPFGIKLNDFVAEKYPGTERGFSSFMSKVTIEDERPFDYDIYMNHVLDHKGYRFFQANFDPDEKGTGLSVNHDFYGTWITYIGYFLLYIGLMGIMFFGKTRFKDLTASLDKLNEKKKKMITSLALIISLSFGLNAQDGHSNNDSHEHNAGPTTSQVDSILASTVVIKEHAVNFGKLIIQDEGGRMKPINTYSSELLRKLSFKSKYEDLNSDQVLLSMMLNPAVWYNTEFIALDKKGQNDSIRKIIGVESGQKYVKATDFFNEKGVSKFDPFLQDAFSTTNPNKFQKDIKDTYLRLGLLNRALGGEIIKIFPLLDDENNKWISAVEYRSEKYQVNDSLYSNFITNAVPFYLMTLRKAVKTGDYTQADKLLDAFKQNQKNHGSEVLPSDNKIDAEVFYNKIDIFNRLYKMYALVGLLMFFLLIFQIFKDRKGLRISVKTFKVLVWVLFVLHTLGLILRWYISGHAPWSDAYESILYVAWATMGIGLAFSSRSNLTIAATAFVTSMLLWIAHGNWVDPAVANLQPVLDSYWLMIHVSVIVGSYGPLTVGMILGLVSLILMLLTNEKNKEKMELNIKELTIVNELALTAGLVMLTIGNFLGGQWANESWGRYWGWDPKETWALISIMVYAFVIHMRLVPGLRGKWIFNFLSVAAFASIMMTYFGVNFYLAGLHSYASGAQVITPSFVYYSVFGVIVLGALSFWKYKVYYSKK is encoded by the coding sequence ATGATAGCACTTCTTAAAAAGTTTTTCTTTTCTACACGATTAATGTCTGTTTTGTTTATTGTTTTTGCAGTTTCTATGGGAATAGGAACTTTTATAGAAAGCTTATACAGTACCGATACAGCTCGAATTTATATTTATAATACTACATGGTTCGAAGCAATAATGGTATTTTTTGTTATCAATTTTATTGGTAATATGTTTAGGTACAAATTGTTAAGACTAGAGAAGTGGGCAGTTCTGTTTTTACACCTTTCATGGATTTTAATAATCATAGGAGCTTTTGTTACTCGATATATAAGTTTTGAGGGTATGATGCCTATTAGAGAAGGAGCTACTGAAAATGTTTTTTATTCAGATATAACATATTTAAACGTAAATGTAGACGGAGATAGAGGAGGAGAACGAGCAAGAAAACCCCTAGAAGAAGCTATTATTGTTACTTCAGAAGGGATGAAATCTAGCTTACCTTGGAAAATGGATTTTAACGGTCAGCCTTTTAAAATATCATTTGTTGAATTTATTGAAGGAGCCGAAAAAGGGTTGATACCTGATGAAAATGGAAACGAATATCTGAAAATAGTAGAAGCAGGTGATGGTGAACGACATGATCATTATATAGAAAAAGGCAAAGTTTCTAGCATACATAATGTATTATTTGCATTAAATAAACCTACGGAAGGGGCTATAAATATTATAGTAACGGATAGTACGTATCAAATAAAATCACCATTTGAAGGTGATTTTATGAGAATGGCAGATCAATTTAAAGGAGTAGTAATTAAAGATAGTTTGCAGACTTTATTACTACGTTCGCTATATAATACAGCAGGTATGCAATTTGTTATTCCTGATCCTATCATAAAAGGGTCTTATGGTGTTGTTAAAGTTGATGAAGATAAGGTTGATGAAAAAACTAGAGACGCTTTAGTTTTAGAAATAGAATCAAACGGAGAAAAAGTACAGCAAAAAATATTGGGTGGTAAAGGATCTGCGGAGTATACTGATAAAATTACGTTGGCAGGTTTAGACTTTACTTTACGTTATGGCTCTAAAGTACATGAGTTACCATTCGGAATAAAATTAAACGATTTTGTTGCTGAAAAATATCCTGGAACAGAGCGTGGCTTTTCTTCATTTATGAGTAAAGTGACTATCGAAGATGAAAGGCCATTTGATTATGATATTTATATGAATCATGTGTTAGATCATAAAGGGTATCGATTTTTTCAAGCCAATTTCGATCCAGATGAAAAAGGTACGGGCCTATCTGTAAATCATGATTTTTATGGTACTTGGATAACCTATATCGGTTACTTTTTATTATACATTGGCTTAATGGGAATTATGTTTTTCGGTAAAACAAGATTTAAAGATTTAACGGCTTCTTTGGATAAATTGAATGAAAAGAAAAAGAAAATGATAACTTCTTTAGCTTTAATAATTAGTTTAAGTTTTGGTTTAAATGCACAAGACGGTCATAGTAATAATGATAGTCACGAACATAATGCTGGTCCAACTACGAGTCAAGTAGATTCTATTTTAGCATCTACAGTAGTAATAAAAGAACATGCTGTAAACTTCGGAAAACTTATTATACAAGATGAAGGTGGGCGAATGAAGCCAATTAACACTTATTCGTCAGAATTATTAAGAAAGCTAAGTTTTAAATCAAAATACGAAGATTTAAATTCAGATCAGGTATTGTTGTCAATGATGCTAAACCCTGCTGTATGGTATAATACTGAGTTTATAGCGTTAGATAAAAAAGGTCAGAATGATAGTATTCGAAAAATAATAGGTGTTGAGAGTGGTCAGAAATATGTAAAAGCTACTGACTTTTTTAATGAAAAAGGGGTGTCAAAATTTGATCCATTTTTGCAAGATGCATTTTCTACAACAAACCCAAATAAATTTCAGAAAGATATAAAAGATACTTATTTAAGATTGGGTCTTTTAAATAGAGCATTAGGTGGTGAAATAATCAAGATTTTCCCATTATTAGATGATGAAAATAATAAATGGATTTCAGCTGTAGAGTATCGCTCAGAAAAATATCAAGTGAATGATTCTTTGTATTCCAACTTTATAACAAACGCAGTTCCTTTTTATTTAATGACTTTAAGAAAGGCTGTTAAAACAGGAGATTATACACAAGCAGATAAATTATTAGATGCTTTTAAGCAAAATCAGAAAAACCACGGATCAGAAGTTTTACCATCTGACAATAAAATTGATGCTGAAGTATTTTATAATAAAATAGATATTTTTAATAGACTTTATAAAATGTATGCTTTAGTAGGTTTACTAATGTTTTTTCTACTGATTTTTCAAATATTTAAAGATAGAAAAGGACTTCGCATAAGCGTAAAAACATTTAAAGTTCTAGTTTGGGTGTTATTTGTACTGCACACTTTAGGCTTAATTTTACGATGGTATATATCAGGCCATGCACCTTGGAGTGATGCTTATGAGAGTATATTGTATGTTGCTTGGGCAACAATGGGTATAGGTTTAGCATTTAGTAGTCGAAGTAATTTAACTATTGCAGCAACTGCTTTTGTAACCTCTATGCTTTTATGGATAGCTCATGGTAACTGGGTAGATCCGGCAGTAGCAAATTTGCAACCAGTATTAGATAGCTATTGGTTAATGATACACGTATCTGTAATTGTAGGTAGTTACGGGCCATTAACTGTGGGAATGATTTTGGGTCTTGTTTCATTAATTTTAATGTTACTAACCAACGAAAAAAATAAAGAGAAAATGGAGCTTAATATAAAAGAGCTTACCATTGTTAATGAACTAGCACTAACAGCAGGTTTAGTAATGTTAACCATCGGAAACTTTTTAGGAGGCCAATGGGCAAACGAAAGTTGGGGCCGTTATTGGGGATGGGATCCAAAAGAAACTTGGGCTTTAATTTCTATTATGGTGTATGCATTTGTTATTCACATGCGTTTGGTACCAGGCTTACGAGGTAAATGGATATTTAACTTTTTAAGTGTAGCGGCATTTGCAAGTATTATGATGACTTATTTTGGAGTTAACTTTTACCTTGCTGGGTTACATAGTTATGCAAGCGGAGCTCAAGTAATTACACCTTCATTTGTGTATTATTCAGTTTTTGGAGTTATTGTTTTAGGAGCTTTAAGCTTTTGGAAATATAAAGTGTACTATTCAAAAAAGTAG
- a CDS encoding sensor histidine kinase KdpD has translation MALNAFALLLLLIVATIIIYKKNKTITGLKALLQEKKIALKRIEEKAENDKKTQDKIFSIISHDLKSPINGLKSLLLLLKNGDIDSNDFLRFTPKLYNDVDAMSFSLSNLLSWSKSQMKGFIHVPVNFNLREEIQETITSLKENITKKNISVENLAPDSIVINCDKNQFKIIIRNLLHNAIKFTNSKGKITINIIEDNDFYKVTITDNGVGMTDDIKNKIFSSDKKYITTYGTANEKGTGIGLKLCKQMIEHNKGTLSAETILGEGSTFYFTIPKN, from the coding sequence ATGGCTTTAAATGCCTTTGCTTTATTATTATTATTGATTGTAGCAACAATCATTATCTATAAAAAAAACAAAACAATTACAGGCCTTAAAGCACTGCTTCAAGAAAAAAAGATAGCTCTTAAAAGAATTGAAGAAAAAGCTGAAAATGATAAAAAAACACAAGATAAAATCTTTTCAATTATAAGTCATGATTTAAAATCTCCAATAAATGGACTCAAAAGCTTATTGTTACTTCTAAAAAATGGAGATATAGATTCTAATGATTTTTTAAGATTTACACCAAAACTATATAATGATGTTGATGCTATGTCATTTAGCCTAAGTAATCTATTATCATGGAGTAAATCTCAAATGAAAGGTTTTATACATGTTCCTGTAAATTTTAACTTAAGAGAAGAAATACAAGAAACCATTACTTCTTTAAAAGAAAACATTACTAAAAAAAATATCTCTGTTGAAAATTTAGCTCCTGATAGTATCGTAATAAATTGTGATAAAAATCAGTTTAAAATAATTATTAGAAACCTATTACACAATGCTATAAAATTTACAAATTCAAAAGGGAAAATCACCATCAATATTATTGAAGATAATGATTTTTATAAAGTAACTATAACTGATAATGGTGTTGGTATGACTGATGATATTAAAAATAAAATATTCTCTTCAGATAAAAAATATATTACCACTTACGGTACTGCAAATGAAAAAGGAACAGGTATTGGTTTAAAATTATGTAAGCAAATGATTGAACACAATAAAGGCACGTTGAGTGCTGAAACGATTTTAGGCGAAGGAAGTACTTTTTATTTTACTATTCCAAAAAATTAA
- a CDS encoding septum formation inhibitor Maf, whose amino-acid sequence MKKGLKFKFVLVFFIGFIITTQSCKNNEKQKEKILVENTTLPIDVEKKELPKEFKKYWYSGNAEITSYTLKQVRYGEIRPGSSVLIYVTEPFLANKQVKADGNNADNIPVLKLNTVKNYITGIYPYSIMTSTFYPVHDDSHATKLSFSAQEWCGHIYAQLNNREKFEIESHSYFESEADQKFELNKTYLENEIWNKIRINPNNLPSGTIEIIPSLEFLRQTHKELKEYTATAKLEAKSDLIQTYILDYPELERTLEIDFSTAFPHIIEGWRETYLSGHGSSTKSMTTTAIKNKLILTPYWQQNKNSDLFLRDSLGL is encoded by the coding sequence ATGAAGAAGGGATTGAAATTTAAGTTTGTACTTGTTTTTTTTATTGGTTTTATCATAACTACCCAGTCATGTAAAAACAATGAAAAACAAAAAGAAAAAATTCTTGTAGAAAACACAACTTTACCAATTGACGTTGAAAAGAAAGAACTACCTAAAGAATTTAAAAAATATTGGTATTCAGGTAATGCCGAAATTACATCTTATACATTAAAACAAGTGAGATATGGTGAAATTAGACCTGGAAGCTCTGTTTTAATATATGTAACAGAGCCTTTTCTAGCAAATAAACAAGTAAAAGCAGATGGTAATAATGCAGATAATATTCCCGTACTTAAACTAAATACTGTTAAAAACTATATTACAGGCATTTATCCCTATTCGATAATGACGAGTACTTTTTACCCCGTACATGATGATAGCCATGCAACAAAGCTATCTTTTTCAGCTCAAGAATGGTGTGGGCATATTTATGCTCAATTAAATAATAGAGAAAAATTTGAGATAGAATCACACTCCTATTTTGAAAGCGAAGCAGATCAAAAATTTGAATTAAATAAAACATATTTAGAAAATGAAATTTGGAATAAAATTAGAATAAATCCTAATAATTTACCTTCAGGTACTATTGAAATTATTCCTTCTTTAGAGTTTCTCAGACAAACTCACAAAGAATTAAAAGAATACACTGCTACTGCTAAATTAGAAGCTAAAAGTGACTTAATACAAACATACATTTTAGATTATCCAGAGTTAGAAAGAACATTAGAAATTGATTTTTCTACTGCTTTTCCACACATTATTGAAGGCTGGAGAGAAACATACCTTAGTGGTCATGGTTCTAGCACCAAATCTATGACGACAACTGCTATTAAAAATAAGTTAATTCTAACACCATATTGGCAACAAAATAAGAATAGTGACTTATTTTTGCGCGATAGTTTAGGGTTATAA
- the bshB1 gene encoding bacillithiol biosynthesis deacetylase BshB1, with the protein MKLDILAFGAHPDDVELGAGATVAKEIANGKKVGIIDLTRGELGTRGSAEIRDNEAALAAKILGVSIRENLKFADGFFTNDKEHQLTVIKMIRKYQPSIVLCNAIDDRHIDHGKGSKLVSDACFLSGLIKIETKDENNEAQKPWRPKHVYHYIQWKNIEPDFVLDVTGFVEKKKNAIMAYSSQFFDPKSNEPETPISSKNFTDSVDYRARDLGRLIGVEHAEGFTVERFVAVDKLDDLI; encoded by the coding sequence ATGAAATTAGATATACTTGCTTTTGGAGCACACCCAGATGATGTTGAATTAGGAGCAGGAGCTACCGTAGCAAAAGAAATAGCTAACGGAAAAAAAGTAGGTATTATAGATTTAACTAGGGGAGAACTAGGTACAAGAGGTAGCGCAGAAATTAGAGATAATGAAGCGGCTTTAGCGGCAAAAATTTTGGGAGTATCAATAAGAGAAAACTTGAAGTTTGCAGATGGTTTTTTTACTAATGATAAAGAACACCAATTAACGGTAATTAAAATGATTAGAAAATATCAACCTTCAATAGTTTTGTGTAATGCTATTGATGACCGCCACATCGATCATGGTAAAGGTAGTAAGTTGGTAAGTGATGCTTGTTTTTTAAGCGGGTTAATTAAAATTGAAACAAAAGACGAAAATAATGAAGCGCAAAAGCCTTGGCGGCCAAAGCATGTTTATCATTATATTCAATGGAAAAATATCGAACCAGATTTTGTATTAGATGTTACGGGTTTTGTAGAAAAAAAGAAAAATGCTATAATGGCATATTCATCGCAGTTTTTTGACCCAAAAAGTAATGAGCCAGAAACACCTATAAGTAGTAAGAATTTTACAGACAGTGTAGATTATAGAGCAAGAGATTTGGGTAGATTAATAGGTGTAGAGCATGCAGAAGGTTTTACAGTAGAGCGTTTTGTAGCTGTAGATAAATTAGATGATCTGATTTAA
- a CDS encoding Rossmann-like and DUF2520 domain-containing protein has protein sequence MKSINLSLDYLEINESCFLKFVLLSMVSIVLIGTGNIATHLFDTFSLYDATHVIQVVGRSQESLSYFSDKVDTRLLTNQIKEADIYIVAVSDDAIPEVSKKLKPLKGLVVHTSGSVAMTALLSNNIGVFYPLQTFTKGKKVNFKNIPICIEAEKSANLKTLSSIAEVISDTVYNITSEQRKHLHLAAVFVNNFTNYMYAIGNDICDINNVPFDILKPLIKETALKIEGLSPLDAQTGPAKRDDIETMQRHLGQLKSRNQQKIYKLLSESIQKKYGKKL, from the coding sequence TTGAAATCTATTAATTTATCACTAGATTATTTAGAAATAAATGAATCCTGTTTTTTAAAATTTGTACTTTTGAGTATGGTTTCAATTGTACTTATCGGCACGGGGAATATCGCAACACATTTATTCGATACTTTTTCTTTATATGATGCTACACATGTTATACAAGTAGTTGGAAGAAGTCAAGAATCACTTTCTTATTTTTCTGATAAAGTTGATACTCGTTTACTAACTAACCAAATAAAAGAAGCTGATATTTATATTGTTGCTGTTAGTGATGATGCGATACCTGAAGTATCTAAAAAACTAAAGCCTCTAAAAGGTTTAGTCGTTCACACTTCTGGCAGTGTAGCTATGACTGCTTTATTAAGTAATAACATTGGAGTATTTTACCCACTGCAAACTTTTACAAAAGGGAAAAAAGTAAATTTTAAAAACATCCCTATTTGTATAGAAGCAGAAAAAAGTGCGAATTTAAAAACCTTATCAAGCATTGCTGAAGTTATTTCAGACACTGTTTATAATATAACATCTGAACAACGTAAACACTTGCATTTAGCAGCTGTTTTTGTAAATAACTTTACAAATTACATGTACGCAATTGGTAACGATATTTGTGATATTAATAACGTTCCTTTTGATATTTTAAAACCATTAATTAAAGAAACAGCTTTAAAAATTGAAGGGCTCTCCCCTCTTGATGCACAAACGGGACCCGCAAAACGAGACGATATTGAAACTATGCAAAGACATTTAGGACAATTAAAATCTAGAAATCAACAAAAAATATACAAACTACTAAGCGAATCAATTCAAAAAAAGTATGGAAAAAAGTTATAA
- a CDS encoding HAD family hydrolase, with protein MEKSYKEFLSNITTFVFDVDGVFTDGSIMITSTGEMLRKMNIKDGFALKTALNKGYNVCIISGGTNEGVRERMINLGVTDIYLGAHLKTEPIKEYLKKYNLKPENVLYMGDDLPDIPPMKLIGLPTCPQDAVPEVKAVSQYISHKKGGKGCVRDVIEQVLKVRGDWYKNFEADNA; from the coding sequence ATGGAAAAAAGTTATAAAGAGTTTTTAAGTAATATTACCACATTTGTTTTTGATGTTGATGGAGTATTTACAGATGGTAGTATTATGATTACCAGTACTGGAGAAATGTTAAGAAAAATGAATATTAAAGATGGTTTTGCACTTAAAACAGCTTTAAATAAAGGTTACAATGTATGTATTATTTCTGGTGGAACAAATGAAGGTGTTAGAGAACGTATGATAAACCTTGGTGTTACTGATATTTATTTGGGTGCTCATCTCAAAACTGAACCTATAAAGGAATATTTGAAAAAGTACAATCTAAAACCTGAGAATGTACTATATATGGGTGATGATTTACCTGATATTCCACCAATGAAATTAATAGGCTTACCTACATGTCCGCAAGATGCCGTACCAGAGGTTAAAGCTGTTAGTCAATATATTTCGCATAAAAAAGGAGGAAAAGGTTGCGTTAGGGATGTTATTGAACAAGTGCTAAAAGTACGCGGTGACTGGTATAAAAATTTTGAGGCTGATAATGCATAA
- a CDS encoding Maf family nucleotide pyrophosphatase yields the protein MWTEKLKKINIILASGSPRRKQFFEDLDVDVKIDVRPVDEVYPEHLKASEISDYLAILKAANFKGNIDKNDVVITSDTVVWHNETSLAKPADNAEAFKMLKTLSDDWHEVITSVCFTSFSSQKVLNSTTHVKFKKLTDSEINYYIETYKPFDKAGGYGIQEWIGLIAIEEIKGSHANVVGLPTHLVHKMLMTMVN from the coding sequence ATGTGGACAGAAAAATTAAAAAAAATCAATATTATTTTAGCTTCAGGATCGCCTAGAAGAAAACAATTTTTTGAAGACCTAGATGTTGATGTTAAAATAGATGTCAGACCTGTTGATGAAGTTTATCCTGAACATTTAAAAGCTAGTGAAATATCTGACTACTTAGCTATTTTAAAAGCTGCTAATTTCAAAGGTAATATTGATAAAAACGATGTTGTTATAACATCTGATACAGTAGTTTGGCACAATGAAACTTCTTTAGCCAAACCCGCAGATAACGCAGAAGCATTTAAAATGCTTAAAACGCTTTCTGATGATTGGCACGAGGTTATTACATCTGTATGTTTCACCTCTTTTTCTTCTCAAAAAGTGCTTAATAGCACTACTCATGTTAAATTTAAAAAATTAACTGATTCAGAAATCAATTACTATATCGAAACCTACAAACCGTTTGATAAAGCTGGTGGTTATGGTATTCAAGAATGGATTGGATTAATTGCTATTGAAGAAATTAAAGGATCTCATGCTAATGTGGTTGGTTTACCTACCCATTTAGTTCATAAAATGTTAATGACTATGGTTAATTAA